A genome region from Taeniopygia guttata chromosome 5, bTaeGut7.mat, whole genome shotgun sequence includes the following:
- the LOC115495659 gene encoding proto-oncogene Mas-like: MRPSATPILLPTTAIHAPGTNQSGAVGQPEPSYTVLKFMESFCLLSAACGMVGNGLVLWYLGFRIRRNHFTVYILNLAAADFGYLLCIAVETVQYLMQFNVGVQFGIFLFLDLFMYGTGLYLLTAISIERCLSVLSPIWCRTHRPKHLSAVVSGLLWALSLLLNTLGYVLCTVRPSRRVCQRLLITIGALDFLVCAPLMLIFSLTLFLRVKCSSQSFQTGRLFTIIMLTILLFLIFAVPLSVLILLDFLGHKFMYSPEIGFVLSCINSTLNPVIYFLVGSYKDRKFRLTLRLAFQRAFQDSADERDERETRDTITMSS, translated from the coding sequence ATGAGACCCTCAGCCACACCAATCCTCCTTCCAACCACAGCCATCCATGCTCCTGGGACCAACCAGAGCGGGGCTGTGGGACAACCCGAGCCATCCTACACTGTCCTCAAGTTCATGGAGAGCTTCTGCCTGCTGAGTGCTGCCTGTGGGATGGTGGGGAATGGCCTGGTCCTGTGGTACCTGGGCTTCCGCATCCGCAGGAACCACTTCACTGTCTACATCCTGAACCTGGCAGCCGCCGACTTCGGGTACCTGCTGTGCATCGCCGTGGAGACTGTGCAGTACCTGATGCAGTTCAACGTGGGGGTGCAGTTTGGGATATTCCTCTTCCTGGATCTCTTCATGTATGGCACGGGCCTGTACCTGCTGACGGCCATCAGCATCGAGCGCTGCCTGTCTGTGCTGTCCCCCATCTGGTGCCGGACACACCGCCCAAAGCACCTGTCTGCCGTGGTGTCCGgcctgctctgggccctgtCCCTGCTTCTGAACACTCTGGGATATGTTTTGTGCACCGTTCGCCCCTCTCGCAGGGTCTGCCAGCGCCTGCTCATCACCATCGGAGCCTTGGATTTCCTCGTCTGTGCGCCCCTCATGCTGATCTTCAGCCTCACCCTCTTCCTTCGGGTCAAGTGCAGCTCCCAGTCCTTCCAAACGGGCCGGCTCTTCACCATCATCATGCTCaccatcctcctcttcctcattttCGCCGTGCCCCTCAGTGTCCTTATCCTCCTGGACTTCTTGGGCCACAAGTTCATGTATTCCCCAGAGATTGGCTTTGTGTTGTCCTGCATCAACAGCACGCTCAACCCCGTCATTTACTTCTTGGTGGGAAGCTACAAGGATCGGAAATTCCGGCTCACCCTTAGGCTGGCATTCCAGAGGGCCTTCCAAGACTCAGCGGATGAGAGAGATGAGCGGGAAACGCGGGACACGATAACCATGTCATCCTAA